In Micromonospora sp. NBC_01813, the following are encoded in one genomic region:
- a CDS encoding DUF1707 SHOCT-like domain-containing protein → MNERVGNAQRNQVVELLNEALGGGYLDLAEYERRLTDATAAQTTGDLVGQLADLPARFHWDPRTPAVTVPAAADRSVATRTTLALVCAISALPLAACYGLGALPGLVAIALAGAGRRSPQQRAKALAATVIGVLAVALSVAVVALLLTVA, encoded by the coding sequence ATGAACGAACGGGTCGGCAACGCCCAGCGCAATCAGGTCGTCGAGCTGCTCAACGAGGCGCTGGGCGGCGGCTATCTCGACCTCGCCGAGTACGAGCGGCGACTGACGGACGCGACCGCCGCCCAGACGACGGGCGACCTGGTCGGGCAGCTGGCGGACCTGCCGGCCCGGTTCCACTGGGATCCGCGTACGCCGGCGGTCACCGTGCCTGCGGCTGCCGACCGTTCGGTGGCCACCCGTACCACCCTGGCATTGGTCTGCGCGATCAGCGCGTTGCCGTTGGCGGCCTGCTACGGACTTGGCGCGCTACCCGGCCTGGTGGCGATCGCGCTGGCCGGGGCCGGTCGGCGTTCGCCACAGCAGCGGGCCAAGGCGCTCGCGGCGACCGTCATCGGTGTCCTGGCAGTGGCGTTGTCGGTAGCGGTCGTCGCCCTGCTGCTCACCGTCGCCTGA
- a CDS encoding DUF6131 family protein, with protein MLLLGLILLVLGLVLNISILYTLGIILLLVGAVLYILGAVGRPVGGRKHYW; from the coding sequence ATGCTCTTGCTCGGCCTGATCCTGCTGGTCCTCGGCCTGGTGCTGAACATTTCCATCCTCTACACGCTCGGCATCATCCTGCTCCTGGTCGGTGCGGTGCTGTACATCCTCGGCGCGGTCGGTCGGCCCGTCGGTGGACGCAAACACTATTGGTGA
- a CDS encoding TetR/AcrR family transcriptional regulator: MWPTPATDHIGQIATMVDCRIRRNRVVGCPSRKVPSKCSLIRHAIWETRLTSRSRRDQILHRAGVLFASRGVAGTTVREIADDVGILSGSLYHHFESKEAMVDEILSVYLADLRSRYQQVLADSCAPQQQLRQLIRASLEVAAAHPHATEIHQKDANYLRALPRFGYLKAVARELDGVWLSVIEAGRQDGSLRSDVDPKTFHRLTRDAIWLTVRWFKPGSKYSLNRLVADCTAVFLDGVSTRV; encoded by the coding sequence ATGTGGCCCACCCCGGCCACTGATCACATAGGTCAGATTGCCACGATGGTCGACTGCCGGATCCGGCGAAACCGCGTCGTTGGCTGCCCGTCGCGGAAGGTGCCAAGCAAATGTTCGCTCATTCGACACGCCATCTGGGAGACAAGGTTGACTTCCCGCAGCCGCCGAGACCAAATACTCCACCGAGCCGGCGTGCTCTTCGCCAGCCGAGGTGTCGCCGGCACCACGGTGCGCGAGATCGCCGACGACGTCGGGATCCTGTCAGGCAGTCTCTACCATCACTTCGAGTCCAAAGAGGCCATGGTCGACGAGATCCTCTCGGTCTACCTGGCCGACCTGCGCAGCCGCTACCAACAGGTACTCGCCGACTCCTGCGCACCGCAACAGCAGTTGCGGCAGTTGATCCGGGCGTCGCTGGAGGTCGCCGCCGCACACCCGCACGCCACCGAGATCCATCAGAAGGACGCGAACTACCTGCGGGCGCTTCCTCGCTTCGGGTACCTCAAGGCTGTCGCGAGGGAACTCGACGGAGTCTGGCTGAGTGTCATCGAGGCCGGGCGCCAGGACGGATCACTTCGTTCTGATGTAGATCCCAAGACGTTCCACCGGCTGACCAGGGACGCGATCTGGCTGACCGTGCGCTGGTTCAAGCCCGGCAGCAAGTACTCGCTCAACCGGCTCGTCGCAGACTGCACGGCCGTCTTCCTCGACGGTGTATCCACCCGGGTCTGA
- a CDS encoding helix-turn-helix domain-containing protein, protein MQGAVMPATPRADRPTTAQIVARYLAGQPIRRIAAELDVSYSYVHRRLHYSGVTVRGRGGRRPGGHVLPPDLDAESTDSVTGQAPSTLD, encoded by the coding sequence ATGCAGGGAGCAGTCATGCCGGCCACCCCGCGAGCCGATCGCCCTACGACTGCACAGATCGTCGCACGGTACCTGGCCGGGCAGCCGATCCGGCGGATCGCCGCAGAACTCGATGTCTCCTACAGCTACGTGCACCGTCGGCTGCACTACTCGGGGGTCACCGTCCGAGGCCGGGGCGGCCGCCGCCCCGGCGGCCACGTCCTCCCTCCTGACCTTGATGCTGAGTCGACGGACAGCGTGACGGGGCAGGCACCAAGCACACTGGACTGA
- a CDS encoding zf-HC2 domain-containing protein, which translates to MGCADFREMLSAELDGETSAAESATAREHLGDCAGCRTWYATASAVTALAVRTPPQSVVTVDESVLDALPKPRKLTAARVTTMLRYALGLLGVAQFLLGAAQIGGVADGHLHVADAIGGTAPNHLWHESAAWNVALGAGFAWIAVRRTRPSGILPTLTAFVAVLALLSVNDVITGRVDYPRLLSHGLVVVGYLLLLALGRRDTERDSPSGDQRRAGSRWRVELDEAPPTPSRTPLRLVTGEASVRVGRARDRQLNQDRAA; encoded by the coding sequence GTGGGGTGTGCGGACTTTCGAGAGATGTTGTCGGCCGAACTCGACGGCGAGACCAGCGCGGCGGAATCGGCGACCGCCAGGGAACACCTGGGCGACTGTGCCGGCTGCCGCACCTGGTATGCCACCGCCTCGGCGGTGACGGCGCTTGCCGTCCGCACCCCGCCACAGTCCGTGGTCACGGTCGACGAGTCCGTCCTCGACGCGTTGCCGAAACCACGCAAGCTGACCGCAGCCCGCGTCACCACCATGCTGCGATACGCGCTCGGGCTGCTCGGCGTCGCCCAGTTCCTGCTCGGCGCGGCCCAGATCGGTGGAGTGGCGGACGGCCACCTGCACGTAGCCGACGCGATCGGTGGGACGGCGCCCAACCATCTCTGGCACGAATCCGCCGCGTGGAACGTCGCGCTCGGTGCCGGTTTCGCGTGGATCGCGGTACGCCGAACCCGCCCGTCCGGCATCCTGCCTACTTTGACCGCCTTTGTAGCTGTTCTGGCGCTGCTGTCGGTCAATGACGTGATCACTGGCAGGGTCGACTACCCCCGCCTGCTCAGCCACGGGCTGGTGGTCGTGGGCTACCTGCTGTTGCTGGCCCTGGGTCGACGCGACACCGAACGCGACTCGCCGAGTGGCGACCAGCGGCGGGCCGGATCCCGATGGCGCGTCGAGCTGGACGAGGCCCCTCCGACGCCGAGTCGCACACCACTGCGTCTGGTCACCGGTGAAGCATCGGTCCGGGTTGGTCGGGCCCGGGACCGCCAACTGAACCAGGACCGCGCGGCCTGA
- a CDS encoding sigma-70 family RNA polymerase sigma factor encodes MSHAGPDDEQITSWAMAAGDGDRAAATAFIQATQRHVQRFLTHLVDAAEAEDLTQETYLRAMRSIRGFAGRSTARTWLLAIARRVAVDHIRALVVRPRVADLDDWQAVAESTSTGSRFEDALVLRQLLGGLDADRREAFVATQVLGLSYAEAAEVCDCPIGTIRSRVARARQDLVAAMTEQDQTPGQRLRAIS; translated from the coding sequence ATGTCGCACGCCGGACCGGACGACGAACAGATCACCTCGTGGGCGATGGCGGCCGGGGACGGTGATCGGGCTGCGGCCACCGCCTTCATCCAGGCGACCCAACGTCACGTGCAGCGGTTCCTCACCCATCTGGTGGATGCCGCCGAAGCCGAGGACCTCACCCAGGAGACCTACCTAAGGGCGATGCGTTCGATTCGGGGCTTCGCCGGCAGGTCCACGGCGCGTACCTGGCTCCTGGCGATCGCCCGCCGGGTCGCCGTGGACCACATCCGGGCCCTCGTCGTCCGCCCACGGGTCGCTGACCTGGACGATTGGCAGGCCGTCGCGGAGTCGACCAGCACCGGCTCCCGGTTCGAGGACGCACTCGTGCTGCGGCAGCTGCTGGGTGGCCTCGACGCGGACCGGCGGGAGGCCTTCGTCGCCACCCAGGTCCTCGGACTGAGCTATGCCGAGGCGGCTGAGGTGTGCGACTGCCCGATCGGCACGATTCGTTCGCGGGTCGCGCGGGCCCGCCAGGACCTCGTGGCGGCGATGACCGAGCAGGACCAGACCCCCGGGCAGCGGCTGCGCGCGATCAGCTGA
- a CDS encoding MBL fold metallo-hydrolase → MAARIDHTVTSGTFSLDGQTFDVDNNVWVIGDDAECVVLDAPHDVDAIRTVIGGRTVRAIIATHAHDDHVRVAPALADATGAPVLLHPADRVLWDQVHPQRPPDGELTDGQQLTVADTVLRVLHTPGHSPGACSLHAPDLGVLFTGDTLFAGGPGATGRSYSDFGTIIASIRDRLLTLPAATVVHTGHGDSTTIGAEAPHLAEWISRGH, encoded by the coding sequence ATGGCGGCCCGGATCGACCACACCGTCACCTCCGGGACGTTCTCGCTGGACGGGCAGACCTTCGACGTCGACAACAACGTCTGGGTGATCGGCGACGACGCCGAGTGTGTGGTGCTCGACGCACCACACGACGTCGACGCCATCCGTACCGTCATCGGCGGGCGCACCGTCCGGGCGATCATCGCCACGCACGCCCACGACGATCACGTTCGGGTCGCGCCGGCGCTGGCCGACGCCACCGGCGCTCCGGTCCTGCTGCACCCGGCCGACCGGGTGCTGTGGGACCAGGTCCATCCGCAGCGGCCGCCGGACGGTGAACTCACCGACGGCCAGCAGTTGACCGTCGCCGACACCGTGCTGCGGGTACTGCACACCCCGGGGCACAGCCCCGGAGCCTGCAGCCTGCACGCCCCCGACCTCGGGGTGCTCTTCACCGGCGACACGCTGTTCGCTGGCGGGCCCGGTGCCACCGGCCGTTCTTACAGCGACTTCGGCACGATCATCGCCTCGATCCGGGACCGGCTGCTGACCCTGCCCGCCGCCACCGTGGTGCACACCGGGCACGGAGACAGCACGACGATCGGCGCCGAAGCACCGCATCTCGCGGAATGGATCAGCCGCGGCCACTGA
- a CDS encoding S-(hydroxymethyl)mycothiol dehydrogenase: MSQQVRGVISRSTGTPVEVTTIVVPDPGPGEAVVRVQACGVCHTDLHYRDGGISDDYPFLLGHEAAGVVEQIGAGVTDVSPGDFVVLNWRAVCGTCRACVRGRPWYCFATHNAAQKMTLTDGTTLSPALGIGAFAEKTLVHAGQCTKVDPAARPAAVGLLGCGVMAGLGAAINTGGVGRGDSVAVIGCGGVGDGAIAGAAIAGATTIIAVDTDPRKLDWARGFGATHTVDARAGDVVEAIQALTDGHGADVVIDAVGRPETWRQAFYARDLAGTVVLVGVPTPDMRVELPLLDVFGRGGALKSSWYGDCLPSRDFPMLTELYRQGRLDLDAFVTEEIGIDQVEEAFTKMHHGDVLRSVVVF; this comes from the coding sequence ATGAGCCAGCAGGTCCGAGGGGTGATCTCCCGCAGCACCGGTACGCCGGTCGAGGTCACCACGATCGTCGTACCGGATCCCGGTCCGGGCGAGGCGGTGGTCCGCGTCCAGGCGTGCGGCGTCTGCCACACCGACCTGCACTACCGCGACGGCGGCATCAGCGACGACTACCCGTTCCTGCTCGGCCACGAAGCGGCCGGCGTCGTCGAACAGATCGGCGCCGGCGTCACCGACGTCTCCCCGGGTGACTTCGTGGTGCTCAACTGGCGGGCGGTCTGCGGCACCTGCCGGGCCTGCGTCCGCGGCCGGCCCTGGTACTGCTTCGCCACCCACAACGCCGCCCAGAAGATGACCCTGACCGACGGCACCACGCTCTCCCCCGCCCTGGGCATCGGAGCCTTCGCCGAGAAGACGTTGGTGCACGCCGGGCAGTGCACCAAGGTCGACCCGGCGGCCCGACCCGCCGCCGTCGGGCTGCTCGGCTGCGGCGTGATGGCCGGCCTCGGCGCCGCGATCAACACCGGCGGCGTCGGCCGGGGTGACTCCGTCGCGGTCATCGGCTGCGGCGGGGTCGGCGACGGGGCGATCGCCGGAGCCGCGATCGCCGGAGCGACGACGATCATCGCGGTGGACACCGACCCACGGAAGCTGGACTGGGCCCGTGGCTTCGGCGCCACCCACACCGTCGACGCCCGCGCCGGCGACGTCGTCGAGGCGATCCAGGCACTCACCGACGGGCATGGCGCCGACGTCGTCATCGACGCGGTGGGCCGCCCGGAGACGTGGCGGCAGGCGTTCTACGCCCGCGACCTCGCCGGCACCGTGGTCCTGGTCGGGGTGCCCACCCCCGACATGCGGGTGGAGCTGCCGCTGCTGGACGTCTTCGGCCGCGGCGGCGCGCTCAAGTCCAGCTGGTACGGCGACTGCCTGCCGTCACGCGACTTCCCCATGCTCACCGAGCTGTACCGCCAGGGTCGGCTCGACCTGGACGCGTTCGTCACCGAGGAAATCGGCATCGACCAGGTCGAGGAGGCGTTCACCAAGATGCACCACGGTGACGTGCTGCGTTCGGTGGTGGTGTTCTGA
- a CDS encoding acyl-CoA dehydrogenase family protein — MSEDLDVLRGQVRDLAARWRAAGRFRPRCDAWLRGHDIGFSRELARRGWIGITWPREHGGGGRSNRARLVVTEELLRAGAPVAAHWMADRQIGPAILRYGTPELQREFLPRIAAAEVTFCLGMSETEAGSDLAAVRTTATRDGDGWRITGAKVWTSHAHRSSHAYVLARTGGGQRRHEGLSEFVVDLASPGVTVRPIIDLQGEHHFNEMIFDDVPVPDGWVIGQVGAGWRQVTEQLSFERGGLERVLSTYPLLEALARSVRSGAEPDAVRAVGELAARLAVLRRIAWEIAADLDTGAAPVRRAALLKHLGTTFERDVTETARRVSGVRPDPTAAGLPGLLAQGILAAPGFSIRGGTTEVLLTLIARGEADGGR, encoded by the coding sequence GTGAGCGAGGATCTCGACGTACTGCGCGGGCAGGTCCGTGACCTGGCCGCCCGGTGGCGCGCGGCCGGCCGGTTCCGGCCGAGGTGCGACGCCTGGCTGCGGGGACACGACATCGGGTTCAGCCGGGAGCTGGCCCGGCGGGGTTGGATCGGCATCACCTGGCCCCGTGAACACGGTGGCGGCGGACGGTCGAACCGGGCCCGGCTGGTCGTGACGGAGGAGCTGTTGCGGGCCGGCGCGCCGGTGGCCGCGCACTGGATGGCCGACCGCCAGATCGGGCCGGCGATCCTGCGTTACGGCACACCCGAGCTGCAACGGGAGTTCCTGCCCCGGATCGCCGCCGCCGAGGTGACGTTCTGCCTGGGCATGAGTGAGACCGAGGCCGGCTCGGACCTGGCGGCGGTGCGGACCACCGCCACCCGTGACGGCGACGGCTGGCGGATCACCGGCGCGAAGGTGTGGACCAGCCACGCGCACCGCAGCAGCCACGCCTACGTGCTGGCCCGCACCGGGGGTGGGCAACGCCGCCACGAAGGGCTGAGCGAGTTCGTGGTCGACCTGGCCAGTCCCGGGGTGACCGTCCGCCCGATCATCGACCTGCAGGGCGAACACCACTTCAACGAGATGATTTTCGACGACGTACCGGTCCCGGACGGCTGGGTGATCGGCCAGGTCGGTGCCGGCTGGCGTCAGGTCACCGAGCAGCTGTCGTTCGAACGGGGCGGTCTGGAACGGGTGTTGAGCACCTACCCACTGCTGGAGGCACTGGCCCGGTCGGTCCGTTCCGGGGCCGAACCCGACGCGGTGCGGGCTGTCGGTGAGCTGGCCGCCCGGCTGGCCGTCCTGCGCCGGATCGCCTGGGAGATCGCCGCCGACCTGGACACCGGTGCCGCGCCGGTCCGCCGGGCGGCGCTGCTCAAACACCTCGGCACCACGTTCGAACGCGACGTCACCGAGACCGCCCGCCGGGTCAGTGGGGTGCGTCCCGACCCGACCGCGGCGGGCCTGCCGGGCCTGCTGGCTCAGGGAATCCTGGCGGCACCGGGATTCTCCATCCGGGGCGGCACCACCGAGGTGCTGCTCACCCTGATCGCCCGAGGGGAGGCAGACGGTGGCCGCTGA
- a CDS encoding acyl-CoA dehydrogenase family protein, whose amino-acid sequence MAADEPTDESVLRQVTAEVLAGVPADALAATAGELGWPSVGIAESSGGSGGTLRDAAAIVRAAAAYAPELPLVEQLQANWLLAQAGWLDPRAVGPPPAVVLPEPDAPITLTTGLDGVAGAVAGAATASALLVAAIAADDGRPVLALVDQRAGGVRVEPGENLAGEPRDRVTLRGCAALRVARPAPEVTRIRVRESVLRTAALLGAIERACQLTVDHVRVRAQFGKPLLAQQAVAHAVATMAGEREQSRAAFGVALDAWDTDAEGGGADPAHRVAAARIVLSRAATTVARLAHQLHGAVGITREHPLHRGTVRLLAWRDEPDSARTAAHILGEVVTGDGDLWEWTVTGRTQELTRADRFAAYRRPSRGAAADPRRS is encoded by the coding sequence GTGGCCGCTGACGAACCGACCGACGAGTCCGTGCTGCGTCAGGTCACCGCCGAGGTGCTGGCCGGGGTGCCGGCCGACGCGCTGGCGGCGACGGCAGGTGAACTCGGCTGGCCGAGCGTCGGGATCGCCGAGTCCAGCGGCGGTTCGGGCGGTACGCTGCGCGACGCGGCGGCGATCGTCCGCGCGGCGGCCGCGTACGCCCCGGAGTTGCCCCTGGTGGAGCAGCTGCAGGCGAACTGGCTGCTCGCTCAGGCCGGCTGGTTGGACCCGAGAGCCGTCGGACCGCCGCCGGCCGTGGTGCTGCCCGAACCGGACGCGCCGATCACCCTGACCACCGGCCTGGACGGGGTGGCGGGCGCGGTGGCCGGCGCGGCGACCGCCTCCGCGTTGCTGGTCGCCGCCATCGCCGCCGACGATGGTCGGCCGGTGCTCGCCCTGGTCGACCAGCGGGCCGGCGGGGTACGGGTCGAGCCCGGCGAGAACCTGGCGGGGGAGCCGCGCGACCGGGTGACGCTGCGGGGCTGCGCCGCGCTGCGGGTGGCCCGACCGGCACCGGAGGTGACCCGGATCCGGGTACGGGAGTCGGTGCTGCGTACCGCCGCGCTGCTCGGCGCCATCGAGCGGGCCTGCCAGTTGACCGTCGACCATGTGCGGGTCCGCGCCCAGTTCGGCAAGCCCTTGCTGGCCCAGCAGGCGGTCGCCCACGCGGTGGCCACCATGGCGGGGGAGCGGGAACAGAGCCGGGCGGCGTTCGGTGTCGCGCTGGACGCGTGGGACACCGACGCGGAGGGCGGCGGCGCCGACCCGGCTCACCGGGTGGCGGCGGCGCGGATCGTCCTGAGCCGGGCGGCGACCACGGTGGCCCGGCTGGCGCACCAGCTGCACGGCGCGGTCGGCATCACCCGGGAACACCCGCTGCACCGCGGCACCGTACGGTTGCTCGCCTGGCGTGACGAGCCGGACAGTGCCCGGACCGCCGCGCATATCCTGGGCGAGGTCGTCACCGGTGACGGCGACCTGTGGGAGTGGACCGTCACCGGCCGGACACAGGAGCTGACCCGTGCAGACCGTTTCGCTGCGTACCGCCGACCATCACGGGGTGCGGCTGCTGACCCTCGACGATCCTGA
- a CDS encoding enoyl-CoA hydratase, producing the protein MQTVSLRTADHHGVRLLTLDDPDRRNAIGTRMMRELTEAVAAVAADRDARVLVVTGAGTAFCAGAHLDEIFGGPVRPVSQTRRDLEDIYRSFLAVRDLDLLTIAAVQGPAVGAGLNLAMCCDQRYAGPDARFGATFTRIGLHPGGGCTYFLVDALGPQRAMQILLDGAMLDATRAHELGLVLEVVDDPLAAALTAAGRYADLDPHLVRHIKQSVRIAATAGLDPSLQYEAWAQAASASDPAVLATLLGGRRR; encoded by the coding sequence GTGCAGACCGTTTCGCTGCGTACCGCCGACCATCACGGGGTGCGGCTGCTGACCCTCGACGATCCTGACCGGCGCAACGCGATCGGTACCCGGATGATGCGGGAGCTCACCGAGGCGGTGGCGGCGGTCGCGGCCGACCGGGACGCCCGGGTTCTGGTCGTCACCGGCGCCGGCACCGCGTTCTGTGCCGGCGCGCACCTCGATGAGATCTTCGGCGGGCCGGTCCGTCCGGTCAGCCAGACCCGCCGCGACCTGGAGGACATCTACCGCAGCTTCCTCGCGGTGCGTGACCTGGATCTGCTGACGATCGCGGCGGTGCAGGGGCCGGCGGTCGGTGCCGGACTCAACCTGGCGATGTGCTGCGATCAGCGGTACGCCGGCCCCGACGCCCGGTTCGGGGCGACGTTCACCCGCATCGGGCTGCACCCCGGCGGTGGCTGTACCTACTTCCTGGTCGACGCGCTCGGCCCGCAGCGGGCCATGCAGATCCTGCTCGACGGCGCGATGCTCGACGCCACGCGGGCCCACGAACTCGGTCTGGTGCTGGAGGTGGTCGACGATCCGCTCGCCGCGGCGCTCACCGCCGCCGGCCGCTACGCCGACCTCGATCCGCACCTGGTGCGGCACATCAAACAGAGCGTGCGGATCGCCGCGACGGCCGGCCTGGACCCGTCGCTGCAGTACGAGGCGTGGGCCCAGGCCGCGTCCGCCAGCGACCCGGCGGTGCTGGCGACCCTGCTCGGCGGCCGCCGCCGCTGA
- a CDS encoding osmoprotectant NAGGN system M42 family peptidase has translation MPADPNIPAPLKLDLDYLQQVLLELLDIPSPSGRTDHVQQYVGERLSALGMPFTVTRRGALSASLCGPRTTGADRAIVVHTDTIGGMVKRLKENGRLELKQIGTHSARFAEGAHVRIFTDDLDRVVTGQVLPLKASGHRYNEAVDLQGVGWEQVEVRVDEQVTDIAGLRALGIDVGDFAAMLPAPTITPSGYVKSRHLDDKAGVAAVLTAVKAMVDAGRQPPVTAHLLITCTEEIGHGASHGLDPDVAEIVSVDAAVVAPGQQSREDAATLAMGDGVGPFDYHLTRKLAALAAEHDVDLVRDVFDYYRSDVAAAVEAGAHARVALLGFGVDATHGHERTHLEGLRHLTQLLCLYLQSDLVFPEWDAEPDGDLADFPSLAVQPAQESGPREGPIGVV, from the coding sequence ATGCCGGCCGACCCGAACATTCCCGCCCCACTGAAACTGGACCTGGACTACCTGCAGCAGGTGCTGCTGGAACTGCTGGACATCCCCAGTCCGTCCGGCCGGACAGATCATGTCCAGCAGTACGTCGGGGAGCGGCTGTCCGCGCTCGGCATGCCGTTCACGGTCACCCGGCGGGGTGCGCTCAGCGCCTCGCTGTGTGGCCCCCGGACCACCGGCGCGGACCGGGCAATCGTGGTGCACACCGACACGATCGGCGGAATGGTCAAACGGCTCAAGGAGAACGGCCGGCTGGAACTCAAGCAGATCGGCACCCACAGCGCCCGGTTCGCCGAAGGCGCCCACGTGCGGATCTTCACCGACGACCTCGACCGGGTCGTCACCGGGCAGGTGCTGCCGTTGAAGGCGAGCGGACACCGCTACAACGAGGCCGTCGACCTGCAGGGCGTCGGCTGGGAGCAGGTCGAGGTCCGCGTCGACGAACAGGTCACCGACATCGCCGGGCTACGCGCGCTCGGCATCGACGTCGGCGACTTCGCCGCGATGCTACCGGCACCGACCATCACCCCCAGCGGATACGTCAAGTCCCGTCATCTCGACGACAAGGCCGGGGTGGCCGCCGTGCTGACCGCCGTCAAGGCGATGGTCGACGCCGGCCGGCAGCCGCCAGTCACCGCACATCTGCTGATCACCTGCACCGAGGAGATCGGCCACGGCGCCAGCCACGGCCTCGACCCCGACGTCGCGGAGATCGTCTCGGTCGACGCGGCCGTGGTCGCCCCCGGACAGCAGTCCCGCGAGGACGCCGCCACCCTGGCGATGGGCGACGGCGTCGGGCCGTTCGACTACCACCTGACCCGTAAGCTGGCCGCACTCGCCGCCGAACACGACGTCGACCTGGTCCGCGACGTGTTCGACTACTACCGCTCGGACGTGGCGGCCGCCGTGGAGGCCGGCGCCCACGCCCGGGTCGCGTTGCTCGGCTTCGGGGTGGACGCCACCCACGGACACGAACGCACCCACCTCGAAGGGCTGCGGCACCTCACCCAACTGCTCTGCCTCTACCTGCAGAGCGACCTGGTCTTTCCCGAATGGGACGCCGAACCCGACGGGGACCTGGCGGACTTCCCGTCCCTCGCGGTGCAGCCGGCACAGGAGTCAGGCCCACGGGAAGGCCCGATCGGCGTGGTGTGA